Proteins encoded within one genomic window of Gammaproteobacteria bacterium:
- the coaBC gene encoding bifunctional phosphopantothenoylcysteine decarboxylase/phosphopantothenate--cysteine ligase CoaBC produces the protein MADQKILLGVTGGIAAYKSADLVRRLRERGAEVRVVMTEGAKHFITPTALQAVSHQPVLDDLWDAEAEMAMGHLELAHWADQVLIAPATANCLAKLAHGQADDLLTTLCLATDAPLTVAPAMNHRMWAHPATQANRKTLEARGVRLLGPADGPLAEGESGEGRMLEPIEIAEAVLARPGEQALAGVNAVVTAGPTREPIDPVRFISNRSSGKMGYAVARALAAAGAKVTLISGPVAMAAPAGVEVLYVETAGDMYDAVMHRIESMDLFVGTAAVADYSVDKPAVTKIKKESGSMELSLGRTRDILATVASSGRPIFTVGFAAETNDLEKHARAKLKNKQLDMVAANWVGEGKGFDAETNALQVFWQGGSTDIPADVKDVVGRKLVALIESRYSQGKNKAKA, from the coding sequence GTGGCCGACCAGAAAATCCTGTTGGGTGTGACCGGCGGTATCGCCGCTTACAAGAGTGCCGACCTGGTGCGCCGCCTGCGCGAGCGTGGTGCCGAGGTCCGCGTGGTCATGACCGAAGGCGCGAAGCATTTCATCACACCGACCGCCTTGCAGGCGGTCTCCCACCAACCCGTGCTGGACGACCTCTGGGATGCCGAGGCCGAGATGGCGATGGGTCACCTGGAGCTGGCGCATTGGGCGGACCAGGTGCTGATCGCGCCGGCGACGGCGAATTGCCTGGCCAAGCTGGCCCACGGGCAGGCGGATGACCTGTTGACTACCCTGTGCCTGGCCACCGACGCGCCACTGACCGTCGCACCGGCGATGAACCACCGCATGTGGGCGCATCCGGCGACCCAGGCCAACCGCAAGACCCTGGAAGCACGCGGTGTGCGCCTGCTGGGCCCGGCAGATGGCCCGCTGGCGGAGGGCGAGTCCGGCGAAGGCCGAATGCTGGAGCCGATCGAGATTGCCGAGGCCGTGCTGGCCCGCCCGGGTGAACAGGCGCTGGCAGGTGTGAATGCCGTGGTAACCGCGGGCCCGACCCGCGAACCGATCGATCCGGTGCGCTTCATCTCGAATCGCAGTTCCGGAAAAATGGGTTATGCCGTGGCGCGTGCGCTGGCTGCAGCGGGCGCGAAAGTGACCTTGATCTCGGGTCCGGTGGCGATGGCGGCGCCGGCAGGTGTCGAGGTCCTGTACGTCGAGACCGCGGGCGACATGTATGACGCGGTCATGCATCGGATCGAAAGCATGGACCTGTTCGTCGGCACGGCGGCCGTGGCGGACTATTCCGTCGACAAGCCGGCGGTCACCAAGATCAAGAAGGAATCGGGTTCGATGGAGCTGTCGCTTGGTCGTACCCGCGACATTCTCGCCACCGTGGCTTCCAGCGGCCGGCCGATTTTCACGGTCGGTTTTGCGGCCGAAACCAATGACCTCGAGAAGCATGCCCGCGCCAAGCTGAAGAACAAGCAGCTCGACATGGTTGCGGCCAACTGGGTAGGTGAGGGCAAAGGCTTCGATGCCGAGACCAATGCCTTGCAGGTTTTCTGGCAAGGTGGCTCGACCGACATACCGGCCGACGTCAAGGACGTGGTGGGCCGCAAGCTCGTGGCGCTGATCGAATCGCGCTATTCGCAAGGAAAAAACAAGGCAAAGGCCTGA
- a CDS encoding DUF4124 domain-containing protein, which produces MRTLIQCFLILMAFFLTTLDAEAGKLYKWVDENGKVHYTDTPPPESSSKEREVLNDQGMVTETLAREKTPDEVAAEEAAARDAAERKRIEDEIAAKDRMLLSTYTRVEELEMARDGRIQALDAQIRVVSGSISTLEDRLTQLEQQTKQIEANGRPVPENLSKQLEDTREELLQNQKFLFARQQEQEQIREQFTREIARFKELRGIE; this is translated from the coding sequence ATGCGTACACTGATTCAATGTTTCCTCATCTTGATGGCGTTTTTCCTGACCACGCTGGATGCCGAAGCCGGCAAGCTCTACAAGTGGGTCGATGAAAACGGCAAGGTGCATTACACCGACACCCCGCCGCCCGAGTCGTCCAGCAAGGAACGTGAAGTCCTGAACGACCAGGGCATGGTCACGGAAACGCTGGCCCGCGAGAAGACGCCTGACGAGGTCGCCGCCGAAGAGGCAGCGGCGCGGGATGCCGCCGAACGCAAGCGCATCGAAGACGAAATTGCCGCCAAGGATCGCATGTTGCTGTCGACCTACACCCGGGTCGAAGAACTGGAAATGGCCAGGGATGGACGCATCCAGGCGCTGGATGCCCAGATTCGCGTGGTGTCCGGTTCAATTTCCACTCTCGAGGACCGCCTGACCCAGCTCGAACAGCAGACCAAGCAGATCGAAGCCAATGGCCGTCCGGTCCCGGAAAACCTGAGCAAGCAGCTCGAGGACACCCGTGAGGAGCTCCTGCAGAACCAGAAGTTCCTGTTTGCCCGACAGCAGGAGCAGGAGCAGATCCGCGAGCAATTCACTCGCGAAATCGCGCGCTTCAAGGAACTTCGCGGCATCGAGTAA
- the dut gene encoding dUTP diphosphatase, whose translation MHTIKLKVLDEKIGKDIPLPEYATDGSAGMDLRACLDQALELAPGQTELVPTGIAIHIGDPGLAAMLLPRSGLGHKHGIVLGNLTGLIDADYQGQLFVSLWNRGDKAFTVEPGERIAQMIIVPVVQAKFEQVADFDQSERGEGGFGSSGRH comes from the coding sequence ATGCACACCATCAAGCTGAAAGTGCTGGATGAGAAAATCGGCAAGGACATTCCCTTGCCGGAATACGCAACGGATGGCAGTGCGGGCATGGACCTGCGGGCCTGCCTGGACCAGGCGCTGGAGCTGGCACCCGGGCAGACCGAGCTGGTACCCACCGGTATAGCCATTCATATCGGTGATCCCGGACTGGCTGCGATGTTGCTGCCGCGCTCGGGCCTCGGTCACAAGCATGGCATCGTGCTGGGGAATCTCACTGGACTGATCGATGCCGATTACCAGGGCCAGCTGTTCGTCTCGCTGTGGAACCGTGGTGACAAGGCTTTCACGGTCGAGCCCGGCGAGCGCATTGCACAGATGATCATCGTGCCGGTGGTGCAGGCGAAGTTCGAGCAGGTTGCCGATTTCGACCAGAGCGAACGCGGCGAGGGTGGCTTCGGCAGTTCCGGCCGACATTGA
- the pyrE gene encoding orotate phosphoribosyltransferase, which produces MSDFRQEFLQFALDREVLRFGEFTLKSGRKSPYFFNAGLFNKGSDLAKLGRFYAQAVVESGIEFDMLFGPAYKGIPLATLTAAALADNHGVDVPYCFNRKEAKDHGEGGNLVGAPLEGRVLCVDDVMTAGTAIRESVDLINAAGATPCGVVIALDRQEKGTGELSAVQQVEQDLGMRVAAIASLGDLIGFLENDPARSEALDRVRAYREQYGV; this is translated from the coding sequence ATGTCCGACTTTCGACAGGAATTCCTGCAATTCGCCCTTGATCGCGAAGTGCTGCGCTTTGGCGAGTTCACCCTGAAGTCCGGTCGGAAGAGCCCCTACTTCTTCAACGCCGGCCTGTTCAACAAGGGCTCGGACCTCGCGAAGCTGGGCCGCTTCTACGCCCAGGCCGTGGTGGAATCCGGCATCGAGTTCGACATGCTCTTCGGCCCGGCCTACAAGGGCATTCCGCTGGCCACGCTGACGGCCGCCGCGCTGGCCGACAACCATGGCGTCGACGTGCCCTACTGCTTCAACCGCAAGGAAGCGAAGGACCATGGCGAAGGTGGCAACCTGGTGGGTGCGCCACTGGAAGGCCGCGTGCTGTGCGTGGACGACGTCATGACGGCCGGCACGGCCATTCGCGAATCGGTCGACCTCATCAACGCAGCCGGTGCCACCCCTTGCGGCGTGGTCATCGCCCTGGACCGCCAGGAGAAAGGCACCGGAGAGCTCTCCGCAGTGCAGCAGGTCGAGCAGGATCTCGGCATGCGGGTCGCTGCAATTGCCAGCCTCGGCGACCTCATCGGCTTCCTGGAAAATGATCCGGCGCGCAGTGAAGCGCTGGATCGGGTACGCGCCTATCGGGAACAATACGGCGTCTGA